One part of the Leucoraja erinacea ecotype New England chromosome 17, Leri_hhj_1, whole genome shotgun sequence genome encodes these proteins:
- the c17h16orf87 gene encoding UPF0547 protein C16orf87 homolog isoform X1, with product MAANKAKKVTKMATKACPDCDQQIPVACKSCPCGFVFISRRLLNAKQTEKSPPPNLDNKSVAKRRRTDRARREKANSPLTKDLENRKRSRSESHSEQIRRRRGRPKTGPSKKHDDDKERQEKEIDVYASLSDERAFVFSVALAEINRKIINQKLIL from the exons ATGGCTGCGAATAAGGCGAAGAAAGTTACAAAAATGGCCACGAAAGCATGTCCGGACTGTGACCAACAG ATTCCAGTTGCctgtaagtcctgcccttgtgGATTCGTTTTCATAAGTAGGAGGCTGCTGAATGCTAAACAGACTGAGAAATCACCGCCACCTAATTTAG ACAACAAGTCAGTGGCTAAGAGGAGGAGGACAGACAGAGCGCGTCGGGAGAAAGCCAATTCTCCTCTCACCAAAGATCTGGAAAACCGAAAGCGGTCTCGATCGGAGAGCCACTCCGAACAAATTCGGCGGAGACGAGGCCGGCCCAAAACGGGCCCCAGCAAAAAGCACGATGATGATAAAG AAAGGCAAGAGAAAGAGATCGACGTCTACGCCAGCCTCTCGGACGAGAGAGCCTTTGTATTCTCTGTGGCACTGGCAGAAATAAACAGAAAAATTATCAATCAAAAATTAATTCTTTGA
- the c17h16orf87 gene encoding UPF0547 protein C16orf87 homolog isoform X2: MAANKAKKVTKMATKACPDCDQQIPVACKSCPCGFVFISRRLLNAKQTEKSPPPNLERQEKEIDVYASLSDERAFVFSVALAEINRKIINQKLIL, encoded by the exons ATGGCTGCGAATAAGGCGAAGAAAGTTACAAAAATGGCCACGAAAGCATGTCCGGACTGTGACCAACAG ATTCCAGTTGCctgtaagtcctgcccttgtgGATTCGTTTTCATAAGTAGGAGGCTGCTGAATGCTAAACAGACTGAGAAATCACCGCCACCTAATTTAG AAAGGCAAGAGAAAGAGATCGACGTCTACGCCAGCCTCTCGGACGAGAGAGCCTTTGTATTCTCTGTGGCACTGGCAGAAATAAACAGAAAAATTATCAATCAAAAATTAATTCTTTGA